Proteins encoded together in one Campylobacter peloridis LMG 23910 window:
- the tpx gene encoding thiol peroxidase → MNSVLFKGNKVNLKGNNIQVGDVAPNITLKAKDLSNIEIAPKGKTQIIISVPSLDTPVCATEAREFNKKAASSSNAEVIVVSMDLPFAMGRFCSTEGIENLSVASDFVSKEFGEKYGVLMADGPLEGILARAVFVVKDGVLVYKELVNEVTELPNMQALESFFSQSCGCGGCGCH, encoded by the coding sequence ATGAACAGCGTTTTATTTAAAGGCAATAAGGTTAATTTAAAAGGAAACAATATCCAAGTTGGTGATGTGGCTCCAAATATCACTTTAAAAGCAAAAGATCTTTCAAATATCGAAATTGCTCCAAAAGGTAAAACACAAATTATCATCAGCGTTCCAAGTCTTGATACTCCAGTTTGTGCAACAGAAGCTAGAGAATTTAACAAAAAAGCAGCTTCATCAAGCAATGCTGAAGTGATTGTTGTGAGTATGGATTTACCTTTTGCAATGGGTCGTTTTTGCTCAACCGAAGGTATAGAAAATTTAAGCGTTGCGAGTGATTTTGTATCTAAAGAATTTGGTGAAAAATACGGCGTTTTAATGGCTGATGGCCCACTTGAGGGTATTTTAGCAAGGGCGGTTTTTGTAGTAAAAGATGGTGTGCTTGTGTATAAAGAATTGGTTAATGAAGTAACAGAGTTACCAAATATGCAAGCTTTAGAAAGCTTTTTTAGTCAAAGTTGTGGATGTGGCGGTTGTGGTTGCCACTAA
- a CDS encoding Crp/Fnr family transcriptional regulator produces the protein MENFLSRFDLEKQDFDFLQKNIQIKNIEKNFKVNDECLGFVKVLKGELRAFILTPNAKEITLFHLKENDECIICSECNVDSISYDVFIQSSQDTSIAIIPANIFKTLKDKYPKINNYVLSLITKRFNTLVKVLEQALFSPLSFRVCEFLKENATNNTLKITHEALANHLGSAREVVSRILKELEKEGKIEIQRGKITLLTL, from the coding sequence ATGGAAAATTTTCTTTCTCGTTTTGATCTTGAAAAACAAGATTTTGATTTTTTGCAAAAAAATATACAAATAAAAAATATTGAAAAAAATTTTAAAGTTAATGATGAATGCCTTGGTTTTGTAAAAGTCTTAAAAGGCGAACTTAGAGCATTTATTTTAACTCCAAATGCCAAAGAAATTACACTTTTTCATCTTAAAGAAAATGATGAATGCATTATATGTTCTGAATGTAATGTAGATAGTATTTCTTATGATGTGTTTATACAAAGTTCTCAAGATACAAGTATTGCAATTATTCCTGCTAATATTTTTAAAACTTTAAAAGATAAATACCCAAAAATTAATAATTATGTCTTAAGTTTAATCACAAAGCGATTTAATACCTTGGTTAAAGTTTTAGAACAAGCTTTGTTTAGTCCTTTATCTTTTAGGGTGTGTGAATTTTTAAAAGAAAATGCTACTAATAACACTTTAAAAATCACTCATGAAGCACTTGCAAATCATTTAGGTAGCGCAAGAGAAGTTGTTTCTAGGATTTTAAAAGAATTAGAAAAAGAAGGAAAAATTGAAATTCAAAGAGGAAAAATCACTTTACTCACTTTGTGA
- a CDS encoding YgaP family membrane protein, with the protein MSKVERILRIALSMLAFSLGIYFSTWWGLLGLIPLLTGIFGVCPIRVLSGKQACPLGVCPISKKKS; encoded by the coding sequence ATGAGTAAAGTGGAAAGAATTTTAAGAATAGCTTTGTCTATGCTAGCTTTTTCTTTGGGAATTTATTTTTCAACTTGGTGGGGATTATTGGGTTTAATTCCTTTATTAACAGGAATCTTTGGAGTATGCCCTATAAGGGTTTTAAGCGGTAAGCAAGCTTGTCCTCTTGGAGTTTGTCCTATTTCTAAAAAGAAAAGCTAG
- the msrA gene encoding peptide-methionine (S)-S-oxide reductase MsrA, with amino-acid sequence MNVLSKEIILGGGCFWCTQAVFDGVKGVVYTEVGYSGGKPNPSYESVVNGDGNIEVAKIVYDEKQISLEKILEIFFKMHDPTSKDKQGADEGIQYRSAIFYQDDEDLTTITNFIKSAQRNYSKAILTQVSKLQKYYKGEEYHQKYFEKNPNQAYCRFVIVPKLEKTSDYR; translated from the coding sequence ATGAATGTTTTATCTAAAGAAATTATTTTAGGTGGAGGATGTTTTTGGTGTACTCAAGCTGTGTTTGATGGGGTTAAAGGCGTAGTTTATACTGAAGTAGGTTATAGCGGTGGTAAGCCAAATCCAAGTTATGAAAGCGTAGTAAATGGCGATGGAAATATAGAAGTAGCTAAGATAGTATATGATGAAAAACAAATTTCATTAGAAAAAATTTTAGAAATCTTTTTTAAAATGCATGATCCAACAAGTAAAGATAAACAAGGTGCTGATGAGGGTATTCAATATAGATCGGCTATTTTTTACCAAGATGATGAGGATTTAACAACCATTACTAATTTTATAAAATCTGCTCAAAGAAATTATTCTAAAGCGATACTTACACAAGTGTCTAAACTTCAAAAATATTATAAAGGCGAAGAATATCACCAAAAATATTTTGAAAAAAATCCTAATCAAGCATATTGTAGATTTGTTATAGTGCCAAAATTAGAAAAAACTAGCGATTATCGCTAG
- a CDS encoding hydrogenase maturation nickel metallochaperone HypA has translation MHELSITESLLELCEEYAQGKIVEEVHVKIGRLSGVEPPLLQRSFETFKENSPLCKNAKFIMHIQEVVVECQKCHFSGVLENNIFWCPKCEDKDLKIIDGEELYLMQLVLKEDV, from the coding sequence ATGCATGAATTAAGTATCACAGAATCTTTGCTAGAGCTTTGCGAAGAATATGCCCAAGGAAAAATTGTTGAAGAAGTGCATGTTAAAATAGGGCGTTTAAGTGGGGTTGAACCTCCGCTTTTGCAAAGAAGTTTTGAAACTTTTAAAGAAAATAGTCCTTTATGCAAGAATGCTAAATTTATCATGCATATTCAAGAGGTGGTAGTGGAGTGTCAAAAATGTCATTTTAGCGGGGTACTTGAAAATAATATCTTTTGGTGTCCAAAATGTGAAGATAAGGATTTAAAAATCATAGACGGAGAAGAACTTTATCTTATGCAACTTGTTTTAAAGGAAGATGTTTGA
- the hypE gene encoding hydrogenase expression/formation protein HypE yields the protein MKQITLAHGGGGEEMNALVNEIFSIFENDVLKEANDAAILDDLAFSTDSFVLNPIFLKDINIGKLAVCGSINDVLMVGAKPLYLSLALILEEGFEIEKLKIILKSIKEECDKAGVKLVCGDTKVVPKNKGDEIYINTSCIGKNMQKINTKNLKSGCSILVSRDIGAHGCAVLIERNNLEANIKSDCKSLKDEVLALLNADISIKAMRDATRGGLSAVLNEWSKLSGLELLVHEERIPVCDEVLGVCELFGYEPYELANEGTFIICVDKKDEQKTLEILKQFNPSAAIIGEITANEKARVVLENAYGAKRILEAPKGELLPRIC from the coding sequence ATGAAGCAAATTACTCTAGCCCATGGTGGCGGTGGCGAAGAAATGAATGCTTTGGTAAATGAAATTTTTTCTATTTTTGAAAATGATGTTTTAAAAGAAGCAAATGATGCTGCTATTTTAGATGATTTGGCTTTTAGCACTGATTCTTTTGTATTAAACCCTATCTTCTTAAAAGATATAAACATAGGAAAATTAGCAGTTTGTGGTAGTATAAATGATGTATTAATGGTAGGGGCAAAACCGCTATATTTGTCATTAGCTTTGATTTTAGAAGAGGGTTTTGAGATAGAAAAGTTAAAAATCATACTAAAATCCATAAAAGAAGAATGCGATAAAGCAGGAGTAAAACTAGTTTGTGGAGATACCAAAGTCGTTCCTAAAAATAAAGGCGATGAGATATATATTAATACTTCATGTATAGGCAAAAATATGCAAAAAATCAACACTAAAAACTTAAAAAGTGGTTGTAGTATATTAGTTTCAAGAGATATTGGAGCTCATGGTTGTGCGGTTTTGATTGAAAGAAATAATTTAGAAGCAAATATAAAAAGTGATTGTAAAAGCTTAAAAGATGAAGTTTTAGCACTTTTAAATGCAGATATTTCCATAAAAGCAATGCGTGATGCTACGCGTGGCGGACTTAGTGCGGTTTTAAATGAATGGAGTAAATTAAGTGGTTTAGAACTTTTGGTGCATGAAGAAAGAATTCCAGTTTGTGATGAAGTTTTAGGAGTTTGTGAGCTTTTTGGCTATGAGCCTTATGAGCTTGCAAATGAAGGAACTTTTATTATTTGTGTTGATAAAAAAGATGAGCAAAAAACATTAGAAATTTTAAAGCAGTTTAATCCTAGTGCAGCTATTATAGGTGAAATCACAGCTAATGAAAAAGCAAGAGTGGTTTTAGAAAATGCTTATGGAGCAAAACGCATTTTAGAAGCTCCAAAAGGCGAACTTTTACCAAGAATTTGCTAA
- the hypD gene encoding hydrogenase formation protein HypD: MDLINDFRDKERILTLKKLIASKITKPINIMEICGGHTHSIMKFGLPDLLPKEINFVHGPGCPVCVMPRERIDIALKLASMPNTIFCVLGDMLKVPGSYESLIDLRAKGADVRALYTPLDVIDIAIKNPEKNVIFFAIGFETTTPMSGVIIEKSIALNLKNLFFHINHVLVPPAVEAIMQDENVKIDAFLGPSHVSVITGSNIYEPIAKKYKTPIAVSGFEPVDIMFSVLNIVEQMNANTFEVYNEYHRVVSKEGNLKAKALVEKYFKPCDFEFRGLGVIANGGLCLKDEFAHLDASKVFDCKVQSKDESRACICGQILRGLAKPYDCKVFAKACTPKNPIGSCMVSSEGACAAYYKYYQDKV; encoded by the coding sequence ATGGATTTAATTAATGATTTTAGAGATAAAGAAAGAATTTTAACCCTAAAAAAACTCATTGCTTCTAAAATTACTAAGCCTATTAATATCATGGAAATTTGTGGTGGACATACGCATAGTATTATGAAATTTGGTTTGCCTGATTTATTGCCAAAAGAGATTAATTTTGTGCATGGTCCAGGCTGTCCTGTGTGTGTTATGCCAAGAGAGCGTATTGATATAGCTTTAAAACTTGCAAGTATGCCAAATACTATCTTTTGTGTATTAGGTGATATGCTAAAAGTGCCAGGAAGCTATGAAAGCTTGATTGATCTTAGAGCCAAAGGGGCTGATGTTAGAGCACTTTACACACCTTTAGATGTGATAGATATAGCCATAAAAAATCCTGAAAAAAATGTAATCTTTTTTGCTATAGGTTTTGAAACAACTACACCTATGAGTGGGGTGATTATAGAAAAAAGCATAGCTTTAAATTTAAAAAATTTATTTTTTCACATCAATCATGTATTAGTTCCGCCTGCAGTAGAAGCTATCATGCAAGATGAAAATGTAAAAATTGACGCCTTTTTAGGACCTTCTCATGTAAGTGTTATCACAGGATCAAACATTTATGAACCTATTGCTAAAAAATACAAAACTCCTATAGCTGTAAGTGGTTTTGAACCAGTTGATATAATGTTTAGTGTGTTAAATATAGTAGAACAAATGAATGCAAATACTTTTGAAGTTTATAATGAATATCACAGAGTAGTTAGCAAAGAGGGAAATTTAAAAGCCAAAGCTTTAGTAGAAAAATACTTTAAACCTTGTGATTTTGAATTTAGAGGACTTGGAGTGATTGCAAATGGTGGACTTTGTTTAAAAGATGAATTTGCACATTTAGATGCTAGCAAAGTGTTTGATTGTAAAGTGCAAAGCAAAGATGAAAGTAGAGCGTGTATTTGCGGTCAAATTTTAAGAGGCTTAGCTAAGCCTTATGATTGTAAGGTGTTTGCAAAAGCTTGCACTCCAAAAAATCCTATAGGTAGCTGCATGGTTTCTAGCGAAGGAGCTTGTGCAGCTTATTATAAATACTATCAAGATAAGGTTTAA
- a CDS encoding HypC/HybG/HupF family hydrogenase formation chaperone: MCLSIPSKILEIDELNSAIVETLGVKRRVSLDLINEPLKVGDYVLIHVGFAMEKIDTQAAQESLKIYTDIAEKMQNGQIDENEGDMGLKNGFN; this comes from the coding sequence ATGTGTCTTTCTATACCTTCTAAAATTTTAGAAATTGATGAATTAAATTCAGCCATAGTAGAGACTTTAGGAGTTAAAAGAAGAGTGAGCTTAGACTTGATAAATGAGCCTTTAAAAGTAGGTGATTATGTGCTTATACATGTGGGTTTTGCTATGGAAAAAATCGACACTCAAGCTGCGCAAGAGAGTTTAAAAATTTATACAGATATAGCAGAGAAAATGCAAAATGGGCAAATCGATGAAAATGAAGGCGATATGGGGCTAAAAAATGGATTTAATTAA
- the hypB gene encoding hydrogenase nickel incorporation protein HypB, which produces MCKDCGCSINGHEHHHNHENPALKDEKTINVISKILSKNDHQAAHNREHFNEYNTLCINLMSSPGSGKTTLLEETIKTLKDDLKIAVVEGDLETNNDANRIIKAGGLAHQITTGQTCHLDAFMVHEALHHFKLSELDIVFVENVGNLVCPASYDLGEHLNVVLLSVTEGSDKVEKYPVMFRKADLLVITKADLAQHFDFDFKAASMAAKRLNPKIDIMILDSKTKTGFDLWINYLKMKKELN; this is translated from the coding sequence ATGTGTAAAGATTGTGGTTGCTCTATAAATGGACATGAACATCATCATAATCATGAAAATCCAGCTTTAAAAGATGAAAAAACCATTAATGTTATTAGTAAAATTTTATCAAAAAATGATCACCAAGCAGCTCATAATAGAGAGCATTTTAATGAGTATAATACTCTTTGTATTAATCTAATGAGTTCTCCAGGAAGTGGTAAGACAACACTTTTAGAAGAAACTATAAAAACTTTAAAAGATGATTTAAAAATAGCCGTGGTTGAAGGAGATTTAGAAACTAACAATGATGCAAATCGCATTATCAAAGCAGGAGGCTTAGCTCATCAAATCACTACAGGCCAAACTTGCCATTTAGATGCTTTTATGGTGCATGAAGCTTTACATCATTTCAAACTTAGCGAACTTGATATAGTTTTTGTTGAAAATGTAGGAAATTTAGTATGCCCTGCAAGTTATGATTTGGGCGAGCACTTAAATGTGGTTTTGCTTTCTGTAACTGAAGGTAGTGATAAGGTAGAAAAATATCCTGTTATGTTTAGAAAGGCTGATTTGTTAGTTATTACTAAAGCTGATTTAGCTCAACATTTTGACTTTGATTTTAAAGCAGCTTCTATGGCAGCTAAAAGATTAAATCCTAAAATAGATATTATGATTTTAGATAGTAAAACAAAAACTGGATTTGATCTTTGGATAAATTATCTAAAAATGAAAAAGGAGCTTAACTAA
- the hypF gene encoding carbamoyltransferase HypF, which translates to MSHFGYEIHIKGLVQGVGFRPFVFNIAKELNLKGEVYNNSLGVVIILECDDKKLNSFKEKIFTKLPLLARIDDFSFSYKKLQKSYKEFSISSSQETDKFSPILSDFALCEDCYNEFYDEKNPRFKYPFITCTNCGPRFSIIKKLPYDRANTTMDEFKMCSFCQNEYADPNNRRFHAQPLSCPKCKITIFLKDKNQNILAKDEKAFILLAKFLKEGKIIAFKGMGGFHLICDSTNENAINELRKRKNRPKKPFAIMAKDLKMAQELAFINETESKLLTSNLKPIVILKSKNIHESLAPDTNKIGIMLAYMGTHLLLFEYFKKPIIATSANLSSQSIIYEETKLLEQLYDVFDFYLDYDRAIHNSSDDSIAQVIDEKVMFLRTSRGINPLYINTTGIFNTKENILALGSELKNEFACFFKKQIFISPYIGDMKNLDIQERFFKILNFFQNAYEVEFDQILSDKHPQFSYVKEFKDYKNFRVQHHYAHLCACLFEHKIYKNDVLAFIFDGTGYGDDGEIWGGEVFKANLKSYKRLAYFKNFKLINIDIKNITNLALALIFDLNLENEANNFLNKINPTKLNNLKKIHSQSTLYTSSLGRIIDAFGAIAFNQEKLDYEAQIGLLMEKYYDENLDYSYKFDILENEICIKNAFLQAIKDNDKIKISTGLLNAIANFIIDYSRYFDEEVILSGGVFQNKTLLEILYRKKFKFKTSLEFPCNDSSIALGQLVHYLSLKT; encoded by the coding sequence ATGTCCCACTTTGGATATGAAATTCATATTAAAGGCTTAGTGCAAGGCGTTGGCTTTCGTCCTTTTGTTTTTAATATAGCTAAAGAACTTAACTTAAAAGGTGAAGTTTATAATAATAGTTTAGGTGTTGTTATAATCCTTGAGTGTGATGATAAAAAATTAAATTCTTTTAAAGAAAAAATTTTTACTAAACTACCACTTTTAGCTAGGATAGATGATTTTAGTTTTTCTTATAAAAAACTTCAAAAATCCTATAAAGAATTTAGTATAAGTTCTTCGCAAGAAACTGATAAATTTAGCCCGATTTTAAGTGATTTTGCTCTTTGTGAAGATTGCTATAATGAATTTTATGATGAAAAAAATCCGCGTTTTAAATACCCTTTTATCACTTGTACAAATTGTGGGCCAAGATTTTCCATTATTAAAAAACTTCCTTATGATAGAGCTAATACAACTATGGATGAATTTAAAATGTGTTCTTTTTGTCAAAATGAGTATGCAGATCCTAACAATCGTCGCTTTCATGCACAGCCACTTTCATGCCCAAAATGTAAAATTACTATCTTTTTAAAAGATAAAAATCAAAATATTTTAGCCAAAGACGAAAAAGCTTTTATTTTACTTGCTAAATTTTTAAAAGAGGGTAAGATTATAGCTTTTAAAGGTATGGGTGGATTTCATTTAATTTGTGATAGCACAAATGAAAATGCTATAAATGAGCTTAGAAAACGCAAAAATCGCCCTAAAAAACCTTTTGCTATCATGGCAAAAGATCTTAAAATGGCCCAAGAATTAGCTTTTATAAATGAAACCGAATCAAAACTTTTAACTTCAAATTTAAAACCTATAGTTATTTTAAAAAGTAAAAATATCCATGAAAGCTTAGCACCAGATACTAATAAAATAGGTATTATGTTAGCTTATATGGGGACGCATTTATTGCTTTTTGAGTATTTTAAAAAGCCTATTATTGCAACTAGTGCTAATCTTAGCTCGCAAAGTATTATTTATGAAGAAACAAAGCTTTTAGAGCAACTTTACGATGTGTTTGATTTTTATCTTGATTATGATAGAGCAATACACAACTCAAGTGATGATAGCATTGCTCAAGTTATTGACGAAAAAGTGATGTTTTTAAGAACCTCAAGAGGTATTAATCCACTTTATATCAATACAACAGGTATTTTTAATACAAAAGAAAATATTCTAGCCCTAGGAAGTGAGTTAAAAAACGAATTTGCGTGTTTTTTTAAGAAGCAAATTTTTATTTCACCTTATATAGGTGATATGAAAAATTTAGATATACAAGAGAGATTTTTTAAAATTCTAAATTTTTTTCAAAATGCTTATGAGGTGGAATTTGATCAAATACTAAGCGATAAACATCCACAATTTAGTTATGTAAAAGAATTTAAAGATTATAAAAATTTTCGCGTGCAACATCATTATGCACATTTATGTGCTTGTTTGTTTGAGCATAAAATTTACAAAAATGATGTTTTAGCTTTTATTTTTGATGGAACAGGATATGGAGATGATGGTGAAATTTGGGGAGGAGAGGTTTTTAAGGCAAATTTAAAAAGCTATAAAAGATTGGCATATTTTAAAAATTTTAAACTTATAAATATAGATATTAAAAACATCACCAATTTAGCACTAGCTTTGATTTTTGATTTAAATTTAGAAAATGAAGCTAATAATTTTTTAAATAAAATCAATCCCACAAAACTTAATAATCTAAAAAAAATTCATTCTCAAAGCACTTTATATACTAGTTCTCTTGGAAGAATCATTGATGCTTTTGGAGCTATTGCTTTTAATCAAGAAAAACTTGATTATGAAGCACAAATTGGACTTTTAATGGAAAAATACTATGATGAAAATCTTGATTATAGTTATAAATTTGACATTTTAGAAAATGAAATTTGTATTAAAAATGCTTTTTTACAAGCTATAAAAGATAATGATAAAATAAAAATTAGCACAGGTTTGTTAAATGCTATTGCAAATTTTATTATTGATTATTCTAGATATTTTGATGAAGAAGTTATTTTAAGCGGTGGAGTATTTCAAAATAAAACTTTATTAGAAATTTTATATAGAAAAAAATTCAAATTTAAAACTTCATTGGAATTTCCTTGCAATGATAGTTCTATTGCACTAGGACAACTTGTGCATTATTTATCTTTAAAAACTTAA
- the pepE gene encoding dipeptidase PepE, translated as MKRRSLLKVGALGLAAMLFSSVALNAKTDMVDFPKDKQKALLLSSSGYKDTGYLNHALPWLKEFVEKNNLKGKKIAFIPYAGVRKTYEQYEAQVAKALESLGIQIISVHRGNAVDIVKNADAIFVGGGNTFELVNQLYNNNLVELIAKRVSEGVPYVGWSAGSNVAGATMKTTNDMPIVEPKSFNTFNIFPHQINPHFISGKPVGHNGESREERLEEFLIVNKNSTIYALPEGVALLLDGKKAKVLGMDKNAPLLKLEYKKEIQKIAIGSEFNY; from the coding sequence ATGAAAAGAAGAAGTTTGTTAAAGGTAGGTGCTCTTGGTTTAGCTGCTATGCTTTTTAGTTCAGTTGCTCTAAATGCAAAAACAGATATGGTGGATTTTCCAAAAGATAAGCAAAAAGCTTTACTGCTTTCAAGTTCAGGATATAAAGACACAGGGTATTTAAACCATGCTTTACCTTGGCTTAAAGAATTTGTTGAAAAAAATAATTTAAAAGGTAAAAAAATAGCTTTTATTCCTTATGCTGGTGTGAGAAAAACTTACGAGCAATACGAAGCACAAGTTGCTAAAGCTTTAGAAAGTTTAGGAATTCAAATAATTAGTGTGCATAGAGGAAATGCAGTTGATATTGTTAAAAATGCTGATGCGATTTTTGTAGGTGGTGGAAATACATTTGAGTTGGTAAACCAACTTTATAATAACAATCTAGTTGAATTAATCGCTAAAAGAGTAAGCGAAGGTGTGCCTTATGTTGGTTGGTCAGCAGGTTCAAATGTAGCGGGTGCGACTATGAAAACAACTAATGATATGCCTATTGTAGAGCCAAAATCATTTAATACTTTTAATATTTTTCCACATCAAATCAACCCACATTTTATATCAGGTAAACCAGTAGGACATAATGGTGAAAGTCGTGAGGAAAGATTAGAAGAATTTTTAATTGTAAATAAAAATTCCACTATATATGCTTTGCCTGAAGGTGTTGCGTTATTACTTGATGGTAAAAAAGCAAAAGTTTTAGGAATGGACAAAAACGCTCCGCTTTTAAAACTTGAATATAAAAAAGAAATTCAAAAAATTGCCATAGGCTCAGAATTTAACTACTAA
- a CDS encoding M48 family metallopeptidase has translation MARQSVSIKGILEFKEFRFVFEKKKLKYLRLRIDRNLNFKLSIPLYYEQRDVLRFLEKNENWIRTKEKELALKRVVLASDELYFLGKKYKLVLDENHKKVFIKKDIFFAKDQKALDAFLRHSARVIFEFFIKKWEFAFERKVQRICIKEMISRWGSCNHQKAYINLNLKLIQKPTKAIEYVILHELTHLIYPHHQKEFYDFLYKLMPDYKKRELFLKSLIF, from the coding sequence ATGGCAAGGCAAAGCGTTAGTATAAAAGGAATTTTAGAATTTAAAGAATTTCGTTTTGTTTTTGAAAAGAAAAAACTTAAATACTTAAGACTTAGAATAGATAGAAATTTAAATTTCAAACTTAGTATACCGCTGTATTATGAGCAAAGAGATGTTTTAAGATTTTTAGAAAAAAATGAAAACTGGATTAGAACTAAAGAAAAAGAACTTGCTCTAAAAAGAGTAGTTTTAGCTAGCGATGAGTTGTATTTTTTGGGTAAAAAATACAAGCTAGTTTTAGATGAAAATCACAAAAAAGTTTTTATAAAAAAGGATATTTTTTTTGCAAAAGATCAAAAGGCTTTAGATGCATTTTTAAGGCATAGTGCTAGGGTAATTTTTGAATTTTTTATAAAAAAATGGGAATTTGCCTTTGAAAGAAAGGTGCAAAGAATTTGCATTAAAGAAATGATATCAAGATGGGGTTCTTGCAATCATCAAAAAGCATATATAAACTTAAATTTAAAACTTATACAAAAACCTACAAAAGCTATAGAATATGTAATCTTACATGAACTTACGCATCTAATCTACCCTCATCATCAAAAAGAATTTTATGATTTTTTATATAAATTAATGCCTGACTATAAAAAAAGAGAGCTTTTTCTTAAAAGTCTTATTTTTTAG
- a CDS encoding MATE family efflux transporter, producing MASKQLSLKHLSMPILLEMFLRYFSLIINTVMVSQYSNFLVGAMGAGNQVADLFIIIFSFLSVGCSVVIAQALGAKNYTLARKVIHQSLFLNALLGFVCGSLILWHGELLLYLLQIPNELLKDSAIYLHMLGICLFFDAMGIVLAAIVRVYNMAYWVMFTTLLMNIVIFIGNFYVLHFTKLELFGVGLSNILGRLVAFCMLVAILSFKLKIHLKFKEMISLEKNVLKKIFNIGGFAAGEHLIWFVQYTIAFAFVASLGKENLSVQTIYFQISLLIMLVGQAISVANEIIIGKLVGAKYLNVAYKHTWVALYFSVIASAFVALLNFALQDFTMDIVKLEASLKELMIPLFTLSIFLEISRTFNIVMVNSLRATGDARFPFLSGAVFMLGVSLPVGYVLCFYAGLGILGIWIGFCADEFLRGIVNSYRWKSKKWQGKALV from the coding sequence ATGGCTAGCAAACAACTTTCGCTTAAACATCTTAGTATGCCTATATTGCTTGAGATGTTTTTAAGGTATTTTTCTTTAATCATTAACACCGTTATGGTTTCGCAGTATTCTAACTTTTTGGTTGGAGCTATGGGTGCTGGTAATCAAGTAGCGGATTTATTTATCATTATTTTTAGCTTTTTAAGTGTGGGTTGTAGTGTGGTGATTGCACAAGCTTTGGGGGCTAAAAATTATACTTTGGCTAGGAAGGTGATACATCAGAGCTTGTTTTTAAATGCCTTGCTTGGCTTTGTGTGTGGAAGTTTGATTTTATGGCATGGAGAGCTTTTGCTTTATCTTTTGCAAATTCCAAATGAGCTTTTAAAAGATAGCGCAATTTACTTGCATATGCTTGGAATTTGTTTGTTTTTTGATGCTATGGGTATAGTTTTAGCCGCTATTGTCAGGGTTTATAATATGGCTTATTGGGTTATGTTTACTACCTTGTTGATGAATATAGTTATTTTTATAGGGAATTTTTATGTTTTGCATTTTACTAAATTAGAACTTTTTGGAGTAGGGCTTAGCAATATACTTGGGCGTTTGGTTGCTTTTTGTATGCTTGTTGCAATACTTAGTTTTAAACTAAAAATTCATCTTAAATTTAAAGAAATGATTAGCCTTGAAAAAAATGTGCTTAAAAAGATTTTTAATATCGGTGGTTTTGCAGCAGGGGAGCATTTGATATGGTTTGTTCAATACACCATAGCTTTTGCTTTTGTAGCAAGCTTGGGTAAAGAAAATTTAAGCGTTCAAACGATTTATTTTCAAATTTCTTTACTTATCATGCTAGTAGGTCAGGCTATAAGCGTGGCAAATGAGATTATCATTGGAAAATTAGTCGGTGCAAAATACTTAAATGTGGCTTATAAGCACACTTGGGTGGCTTTATATTTTAGCGTGATAGCAAGTGCTTTTGTGGCTTTATTAAATTTTGCTTTACAAGATTTTACTATGGATATAGTAAAGCTTGAAGCGAGTTTAAAAGAGCTTATGATACCGCTTTTTACCCTTTCAATCTTCTTAGAAATTTCAAGAACTTTCAATATAGTCATGGTAAATTCACTAAGAGCTACAGGTGATGCTAGGTTTCCGTTTTTAAGTGGAGCTGTGTTTATGCTTGGGGTTTCATTGCCTGTGGGTTATGTGCTTTGTTTTTATGCTGGACTTGGAATTTTAGGGATTTGGATAGGTTTTTGTGCGGATGAATTTTTGCGTGGTATTGTAAATTCATATAGATGGAAAAGCAAAAAATGGCAAGGCAAAGCGTTAGTATAA